Proteins encoded by one window of Caldalkalibacillus thermarum:
- a CDS encoding glutathione peroxidase: MSIYDYSARLINGTKQSLAAYKGQVVLIVNTASRCGFTPQYSGLEKLYQTYKDRGFVVLGFPCNQFMNQEPGSEEEILSFCQTNYQVSFPMFAKVKVKGPEAHPLFQYLTSQAKGILSDEIKWNFTKFLADKNGQVVKRYAPTTAPEKIAPDIERLLEEKGR, encoded by the coding sequence TCACTGGCAGCCTACAAGGGTCAAGTGGTGCTTATCGTCAATACCGCCAGCCGCTGCGGCTTCACACCCCAATACAGCGGATTGGAAAAGTTGTACCAAACATATAAAGACCGGGGGTTTGTTGTCCTCGGCTTTCCTTGCAATCAGTTCATGAATCAGGAACCGGGAAGTGAGGAAGAGATCCTCTCCTTTTGCCAAACCAACTACCAGGTCAGTTTCCCGATGTTTGCCAAAGTTAAGGTGAAAGGCCCTGAGGCACACCCCCTGTTTCAATATTTAACCAGCCAGGCCAAAGGCATCCTGTCTGATGAGATCAAATGGAACTTTACCAAGTTTTTGGCTGACAAGAACGGCCAGGTCGTTAAGCGTTATGCGCCCACAACAGCTCCGGAAAAAATTGCCCCAGACATTGAGCGACTGCTGGAGGAAAAGGGTAGGTGA
- a CDS encoding bis-aminopropyl spermidine synthase family protein, translated as MSTTNIIVEPNRIQMLLLRQLYNGPKSYWQLMRAGQAHTRQVLEALQKLMKDKLVAYEEDRFMLTDTGRSQAEALGLNRVAEQRCETCAGRGITLKPPFDRLLQDFKEIVAMRPKATPDFDQGYVTAETTVLRLALMAERGDLAGRDLLLLGDDDLTSIAAALSGLPRRICVLDVDERIVNFIRDVARDRGYDHVHAEVYDVREALPSHLRGKFDVFFTDPVETLKGIFLFLSRCTEGLREPGAAGYFGLSYMEASWQKWRQIQKGILDMGFAITDMLGAFQDYLLEDIVARGYPVARMAPVPVKEPDVNFYVSTVYRLELTEEPRPLYSGQVELGRDLYYDDEACVTLPEVPK; from the coding sequence ATGTCTACAACCAATATCATTGTAGAACCTAATCGGATCCAAATGCTGTTGCTCCGTCAACTGTATAACGGTCCCAAATCTTACTGGCAACTGATGCGCGCGGGACAAGCCCATACCCGCCAGGTGCTGGAGGCCCTGCAAAAGTTGATGAAAGATAAGCTGGTTGCCTATGAAGAGGACCGCTTCATGCTGACGGATACAGGCCGCAGTCAAGCTGAAGCCCTGGGATTGAACCGGGTGGCCGAACAGCGCTGTGAGACCTGCGCAGGACGCGGAATTACCCTTAAGCCTCCTTTTGACCGTTTGCTTCAAGATTTTAAAGAGATTGTGGCCATGCGTCCCAAGGCAACCCCTGATTTTGACCAGGGATATGTCACAGCTGAAACCACCGTGCTGCGGCTGGCTTTAATGGCCGAACGGGGTGACTTAGCTGGCCGTGACCTGCTCCTTTTGGGTGACGATGACCTCACCAGCATAGCAGCAGCACTCTCAGGTCTGCCACGGCGCATTTGCGTACTGGACGTTGATGAACGTATCGTCAACTTTATCCGGGACGTGGCCCGGGACCGCGGATACGACCATGTTCACGCGGAGGTTTACGATGTACGGGAAGCCCTCCCCTCTCATCTCCGGGGCAAGTTTGATGTGTTCTTCACCGACCCGGTAGAAACGCTCAAGGGGATTTTCCTCTTTTTAAGCCGGTGCACGGAGGGCTTGCGGGAACCTGGTGCTGCCGGTTACTTTGGTCTGTCTTACATGGAGGCTTCTTGGCAGAAATGGCGTCAGATCCAGAAGGGCATCCTCGACATGGGATTTGCCATTACAGATATGTTAGGTGCCTTCCAGGACTATCTTCTGGAAGACATTGTGGCCCGTGGCTACCCTGTGGCCCGCATGGCACCTGTACCAGTTAAGGAGCCTGACGTCAATTTCTACGTGAGCACAGTTTACCGGCTGGAACTCACCGAAGAACCTCGTCCCCTTTACTCTGGTCAGGTTGAACTGGGACGAGATCTCTATTACGATGATGAAGCTTGCGTGACCTTACCTGAAGTACCTAAATAA
- a CDS encoding PIG-L deacetylase family protein produces MNILYIFPHPDDESFGPAAVMHQQIQAGHRVFLLTLTKGGATKQRHKLGLSIAEMGEIRYKEMLAVKRTLGLHGMTVLDFPDSGLKELDPRILEKAVRTHIETIQPQVIVTYPVHGISGFHDHLVTHAVVKRVFVELKDQGAHYLRRLAMLTLPDNGQPVFQDGGFRLKHTEHDLIDCIVPLSQEDMDMLVKCLSCYETYQETIKESGVIEKVGDRLYFELYGEDFDPVLSDLTERLPDV; encoded by the coding sequence ATGAACATCCTGTATATTTTTCCCCATCCTGATGATGAATCGTTTGGACCTGCGGCGGTAATGCACCAGCAGATTCAGGCTGGACACCGGGTGTTCCTGCTCACCTTGACCAAGGGCGGAGCGACCAAACAGCGGCACAAGCTGGGCTTATCCATTGCTGAAATGGGGGAGATCCGCTACAAAGAAATGCTGGCCGTCAAACGCACCCTGGGCCTGCACGGGATGACGGTTTTGGATTTTCCCGATAGCGGGCTGAAAGAGCTTGATCCACGCATTCTGGAGAAAGCGGTGCGTACCCACATCGAAACCATTCAACCCCAGGTGATCGTGACATACCCCGTCCACGGCATCAGCGGTTTCCATGATCATCTGGTCACCCACGCGGTGGTCAAGCGTGTTTTTGTGGAACTGAAGGATCAAGGGGCCCATTATCTGCGCCGTTTAGCCATGCTGACCCTTCCTGACAACGGACAACCGGTCTTCCAGGATGGCGGATTCCGGCTCAAACATACTGAGCATGATCTGATTGACTGTATTGTGCCTTTATCCCAAGAGGATATGGACATGTTAGTCAAATGCTTGTCCTGTTATGAAACTTACCAGGAGACCATCAAGGAATCGGGAGTGATAGAGAAGGTGGGCGACCGTCTCTACTTTGAGCTGTACGGGGAAGACTTTGACCCGGTATTGTCTGATTTGACAGAACGCTTGCCCGATGTCTGA
- the cas6 gene encoding CRISPR-associated endoribonuclease Cas6 — protein sequence MRLKVTFYTPDAVSIPVNYHHLISGLLYRSVGDKAFSHFLHDVGYQYEKRKYKLFTFSRLLGNHRYNPDTRTLSFQGDIDLYVSSVAAKFIEEIGQSLIHTSLVQIGEAHLEVKELIYTDRPVLPQDSYMIKMLSPITVYSTFKSTTGQKITHYFHPDNRMFAQQVEDNLLRKYEAFYGQPASERFLIRPVRIRPIDKVVTRFKGTIINAWSGIYEVQSSPELISFAYKAGLGAKTSQGFGMFEFI from the coding sequence ATGAGATTAAAAGTGACCTTTTATACACCTGACGCTGTATCGATTCCGGTCAATTATCATCATTTGATTTCTGGCTTGCTATACCGCTCAGTGGGGGATAAAGCATTTTCTCACTTCCTCCATGATGTAGGCTACCAGTATGAGAAAAGAAAGTACAAGCTGTTTACATTCAGCCGCCTGTTAGGCAACCACCGCTATAACCCAGACACCAGGACACTTTCTTTTCAAGGGGATATTGACCTTTATGTCAGCTCTGTAGCGGCAAAATTTATTGAAGAGATAGGCCAAAGTTTGATTCATACCAGTCTTGTACAAATCGGAGAGGCTCACCTGGAAGTGAAGGAGCTGATCTATACTGACAGACCGGTTTTGCCCCAAGATAGCTATATGATCAAGATGCTTTCCCCCATCACGGTCTACAGCACTTTCAAGTCCACAACTGGGCAAAAGATCACACACTATTTTCATCCTGATAACCGTATGTTTGCCCAGCAGGTGGAAGATAATCTGTTAAGGAAGTATGAGGCTTTCTACGGTCAACCAGCAAGCGAACGCTTTTTGATCCGTCCTGTCCGCATCCGTCCCATAGACAAGGTGGTGACCCGGTTTAAAGGTACGATTATCAATGCTTGGTCTGGCATCTACGAAGTACAATCCTCCCCTGAATTGATCAGTTTTGCCTATAAAGCAGGATTAGGAGCGAAAACATCACAAGGTTTCGGTATGTTTGAATTCATCTGA